One genomic segment of Vibrio fluvialis includes these proteins:
- a CDS encoding ABC transporter substrate-binding protein, with product MKKHTPKHWLKSAGLVAGLTFSSWSLAAGSLTVSSPQDPGSWDPIDTFLVNWASVATNLYDGLTYRGPDLQLKPGLATSWEQLDDGKRIRFHLRENVTFHNGEPFNAQAVKFTFDRLLGDEGKKGPQRSNYTAIDHVEIIDDYTVDFYLNAPDPVLLTKLAGYGAMIVPPKYIQEHGDAYFNTHPVGTGPFKFKAYSPKVSIELEPYASFWGNAPKLSQLTYRFISEPSTAVAELQSGRVDLVIPPTIPIGMIPTINANPKLDVVTTQSPTVYALRFNSKSGITKDERVRKALIYGVDRQAIIDSILGGQAEPIASFQSAISFGNDTAMKPLPYDPNKAMQLLKEAGVKPGTKIQLDIRGNDATFNEVTQAVASYLQIIGLNAIIKPYETNVLLNDIIPSGKTGAMFQQSWGGWTLDYDNTAYFMYHTGEKWNPYDSDPELDKLLESQRSIIDQPKRETILKSIANYTADRALEMPLYSLNAIFGVSKRVKNFTPVPDSRLRLTDVTVE from the coding sequence ATGAAGAAACACACACCGAAACACTGGCTTAAATCAGCCGGCCTGGTTGCCGGATTGACCTTCTCGTCGTGGAGTTTGGCAGCGGGCTCGCTGACGGTGTCTTCCCCGCAGGATCCGGGCAGTTGGGATCCGATTGATACCTTTCTGGTTAACTGGGCTTCTGTGGCCACCAACCTGTATGACGGCCTGACGTATCGCGGTCCGGATTTGCAATTGAAACCGGGGCTGGCGACGTCGTGGGAGCAGCTCGACGACGGTAAACGTATCCGTTTTCATCTGCGTGAGAATGTCACTTTTCATAATGGCGAACCATTTAACGCTCAGGCAGTAAAATTTACCTTTGACCGTTTGTTGGGGGATGAAGGTAAGAAAGGGCCGCAGCGTTCAAACTATACCGCGATCGATCACGTGGAAATCATCGATGATTACACGGTGGACTTTTATCTTAACGCCCCTGATCCGGTACTGCTGACCAAACTGGCAGGTTATGGTGCGATGATTGTGCCGCCAAAATACATTCAGGAGCATGGCGACGCGTACTTCAACACGCATCCTGTCGGTACGGGACCGTTTAAGTTCAAAGCCTATAGCCCGAAAGTGTCGATCGAACTTGAGCCGTATGCCAGCTTCTGGGGCAACGCGCCAAAACTGTCGCAACTGACTTATCGTTTTATCTCCGAGCCTTCGACTGCGGTGGCAGAGCTGCAATCAGGACGGGTTGATCTGGTGATTCCACCGACCATTCCGATTGGCATGATTCCGACCATTAACGCCAATCCGAAACTGGATGTGGTGACCACGCAAAGCCCGACGGTGTATGCGCTGCGCTTTAATTCGAAAAGCGGCATCACTAAAGATGAGCGTGTTCGTAAGGCGCTGATTTATGGCGTGGACCGTCAGGCGATCATCGATTCAATCCTTGGCGGCCAGGCTGAACCGATTGCCAGCTTCCAAAGTGCGATTTCGTTTGGTAACGACACGGCGATGAAGCCGCTTCCTTATGATCCGAATAAAGCGATGCAACTACTTAAAGAAGCCGGTGTGAAGCCGGGGACTAAGATTCAGCTGGATATTCGTGGTAACGATGCAACATTCAATGAAGTGACGCAGGCGGTCGCGAGCTACCTGCAAATCATCGGCCTGAATGCGATCATCAAGCCTTACGAAACTAACGTGTTGCTGAACGACATTATTCCATCGGGTAAAACCGGGGCGATGTTCCAGCAATCCTGGGGTGGTTGGACGCTGGATTACGACAACACGGCTTACTTTATGTACCACACCGGTGAGAAGTGGAACCCATACGACAGCGATCCGGAACTGGATAAGCTGCTGGAATCACAGCGCTCCATCATCGATCAGCCAAAACGCGAAACGATTCTGAAATCGATCGCCAATTACACCGCCGATCGCGCACTGGAAATGCCGCTGTACAGCCTGAATGCCATTTTTGGCGTATCGAAACGCGTGAAAAACTTCACGCCAGTGCCGGACAGTCGTCTGCGCCTGACCGACGTAACGGTTGAGTAA
- a CDS encoding PAS domain S-box protein, translating into MLEQFFVTDVDPSKLVTGTYDPWLVLLSVFLASMASFFALRLAAAARHIVISKYRRIALFSGAFIMAGGIWSMHFVGMLAFAMPHSMDYDPMITALSLLPAIVASYIVLKSLIDETDSCRLTLRNGLIVGAGIGAMHYLGMEAMRMDMALRYDPYWFALSIVVAVVLAFIALSARRLLRKRFPALRSLHVKLISAVIMGAAISGMHYTGMEAARFIEQLECITPVAGMHAGVQDNQQLALAVAIFTLLISTLALNVSSQLRYRQLLSEKTSGEARLQAILDTATDGVITINAKGEIQGINAAVSQIFGWQENEVLGRNVSMLMPSHHQQQHDGYLKRYLETGKASVIGSPREVYARHRNGDLIPVRLGVGRVNLDDGETLFVGFIADISQRKAMEEKLRESEERLSSLMQNIPGASFRRLLDHGWTPIYLSDGVAELCGYSADVLLSGEVSFFDCLFEEDRPQLCDNIRNSLDERETYEIEYRVTHKDGHTVWVLENGMIVRDENGNVVWSDGVMVDISSRKQMESELLEAKLRAEDAAESKASFLANMSHEIRTPMNAIIGFTDILLDSDISGENRRHLQTICQSSRSLLHLLNDILDSAKLEKNKLEIEPIPFKLAACVDTVISTLWLGAKSKRVELDLVMSADLPEVVEGAEDRIRQVLMNLVGNGIKFTEHGSVTLAVDPMTDKPGWIRFSVTDTGIGIEPERLNAIFEPFTQADASMSRRFGGTGLGTSISKQLVELMGGQISATSQPGRGSCFVIELPLPASELTVATPSSQVVALPHLRVLVCDDIEQNINLLRILLERQGHTVFTAQDGLEAVRQYQTVLPDVVLMDIQMPNLDGLGASREIRHWEAEQNLSQVPIVALTASVLIEDRLQARDAGMAGFANKPVDFAQLTQEMARVLNIKPQASNSNPAVEREQTTDSDYQVVHFAKAMKLWGDERLYAVELQAWLDKQGEVASTLAALADDGAWSQLAERAHALKGLAGNLALMPLFHAFTQLEKSADAHLPAHVNQALADIERYWAALKRDSARLNDHSQENVPITADAEIDTQALIVHLNDWLHATQSGELRDDLATLLLQSSPATIKKQIVEAHNAIDEFDFKAAAQAMQQALNALQ; encoded by the coding sequence ATGCTTGAGCAGTTTTTTGTTACGGATGTCGACCCATCTAAACTGGTTACCGGAACTTATGACCCGTGGCTGGTGCTGCTTTCGGTGTTTCTCGCCTCAATGGCATCGTTCTTCGCTTTGCGTCTCGCGGCGGCTGCGCGCCATATTGTGATCAGCAAATATCGCCGCATCGCTCTGTTCTCCGGCGCTTTCATCATGGCAGGAGGCATCTGGAGTATGCACTTTGTCGGCATGCTGGCTTTCGCGATGCCGCATTCGATGGATTACGACCCAATGATCACGGCGCTCTCGCTGCTGCCCGCGATTGTCGCCAGCTACATCGTGCTCAAATCTCTGATCGATGAAACGGACTCCTGTCGCCTCACGCTGCGCAATGGACTGATTGTCGGCGCAGGCATCGGTGCGATGCATTACCTCGGTATGGAAGCGATGCGGATGGACATGGCGCTGCGCTATGATCCGTACTGGTTCGCGCTCTCTATTGTGGTGGCGGTGGTTCTGGCGTTTATTGCGCTCTCGGCGCGCCGTTTGCTGCGAAAACGCTTTCCTGCTTTGCGCTCTCTGCACGTGAAGTTGATCAGCGCGGTCATCATGGGCGCGGCCATTTCGGGGATGCATTACACCGGTATGGAAGCGGCGCGTTTTATTGAACAGTTAGAGTGCATTACCCCTGTGGCGGGCATGCATGCAGGCGTTCAGGATAATCAGCAGCTCGCGTTGGCGGTGGCGATTTTCACATTGTTGATTTCCACGCTGGCACTCAACGTCAGCTCACAGCTACGTTACCGCCAGCTGTTGTCGGAAAAGACCTCTGGCGAAGCGCGATTACAAGCCATTCTGGATACCGCAACCGACGGTGTGATCACCATCAATGCCAAAGGCGAAATTCAGGGCATCAATGCGGCGGTCAGCCAGATATTTGGCTGGCAGGAAAATGAAGTGCTCGGGCGCAATGTGTCGATGCTGATGCCATCGCACCACCAACAGCAGCACGATGGCTATCTCAAACGTTATCTGGAAACGGGTAAAGCGAGCGTCATCGGTTCACCGCGCGAAGTTTACGCGCGTCATCGCAATGGTGATTTGATTCCGGTACGTCTCGGCGTCGGCCGCGTCAATCTCGATGACGGTGAAACGCTGTTTGTCGGCTTTATCGCGGACATTTCGCAACGCAAAGCGATGGAAGAAAAGCTGCGTGAAAGCGAGGAGCGCCTTAGCTCGCTGATGCAAAACATTCCCGGTGCGTCGTTTCGTCGCCTGCTCGATCATGGCTGGACTCCGATTTACCTCAGTGACGGTGTCGCAGAGCTGTGTGGTTACTCTGCCGATGTGCTGCTTTCCGGAGAAGTCTCGTTTTTTGACTGCCTGTTCGAAGAAGATCGCCCTCAGTTGTGCGACAACATTCGCAACTCACTGGATGAACGGGAAACGTACGAAATTGAATACCGTGTCACTCACAAGGACGGTCACACGGTATGGGTGCTGGAAAATGGCATGATTGTGCGCGATGAAAACGGCAATGTCGTGTGGTCAGACGGTGTCATGGTCGATATCTCCAGTCGCAAACAGATGGAAAGCGAGCTGTTGGAAGCGAAGCTGCGCGCCGAAGATGCGGCGGAAAGTAAAGCTTCGTTTCTTGCCAATATGAGCCACGAAATCCGCACACCGATGAACGCCATCATCGGCTTTACCGACATTCTGCTTGATTCCGACATCAGCGGCGAAAATCGTCGTCACCTGCAAACCATTTGTCAGTCGTCGCGTTCGCTGCTGCATCTGCTCAATGACATTCTCGACAGCGCCAAGCTGGAGAAGAACAAACTCGAAATAGAGCCGATTCCATTTAAGCTTGCGGCGTGTGTCGACACCGTGATCTCAACCTTGTGGCTGGGGGCAAAAAGCAAACGGGTTGAGTTGGATTTAGTTATGTCGGCCGACTTGCCCGAAGTGGTCGAAGGCGCAGAAGATCGTATTCGTCAGGTGTTGATGAATCTGGTCGGTAACGGCATTAAGTTTACCGAGCACGGCAGCGTCACGCTGGCTGTCGACCCGATGACCGATAAGCCTGGCTGGATACGTTTTAGTGTGACCGACACCGGTATTGGGATTGAGCCGGAGCGCCTGAACGCGATTTTCGAACCCTTTACTCAGGCCGATGCGTCAATGAGCCGCCGCTTTGGTGGTACGGGGCTGGGTACCTCAATTTCTAAACAGCTGGTCGAGCTGATGGGCGGCCAGATTTCGGCAACCAGTCAGCCGGGCCGAGGCAGTTGCTTCGTGATTGAACTGCCGCTCCCGGCCAGTGAACTGACCGTCGCTACGCCGTCATCTCAGGTGGTGGCGTTGCCGCATCTGCGCGTATTGGTGTGTGATGACATTGAACAGAACATTAACCTGCTGCGTATCTTGCTTGAAAGACAGGGGCACACGGTATTCACCGCTCAGGATGGTCTCGAAGCGGTGCGGCAATATCAGACGGTGCTCCCGGATGTGGTGCTGATGGATATTCAGATGCCAAACCTTGATGGCCTTGGCGCCAGCCGTGAGATTCGCCATTGGGAGGCCGAGCAGAATCTGTCTCAGGTCCCGATTGTGGCGCTGACGGCCAGTGTGTTGATTGAAGATCGTTTGCAGGCCAGAGATGCAGGCATGGCAGGCTTTGCCAACAAGCCGGTTGATTTTGCGCAACTGACTCAGGAAATGGCGCGTGTGTTGAACATCAAGCCGCAAGCCAGCAACTCGAATCCAGCAGTTGAACGTGAACAAACCACAGATTCAGATTATCAAGTCGTGCATTTCGCAAAGGCGATGAAATTGTGGGGTGACGAACGCTTATACGCAGTGGAGTTACAAGCCTGGCTCGACAAACAGGGTGAGGTGGCAAGCACGTTGGCGGCACTGGCCGATGATGGCGCCTGGAGTCAACTCGCCGAGCGGGCGCATGCACTGAAAGGGCTGGCTGGCAATCTGGCATTGATGCCGCTCTTCCACGCTTTTACGCAATTAGAAAAATCCGCCGATGCTCATCTGCCTGCTCACGTGAATCAAGCGCTTGCCGACATTGAACGTTATTGGGCAGCGCTGAAACGCGACAGCGCCAGACTCAATGACCATTCGCAGGAGAATGTACCAATCACAGCCGATGCAGAGATCGATACTCAGGCTCTGATCGTACACCTCAACGACTGGTTGCACGCCACTCAGTCAGGGGAACTGCGCGATGATTTGGCGACGCTGCTGCTTCAGTCGTCACCGGCCACCATAAAAAAACAGATTGTCGAGGCTCACAACGCCATTGACGAGTTCGATTTCAAAGCGGCTGCGCAGGCAATGCAGCAGGCGTTGAATGCGCTTCAATAA
- a CDS encoding LysR family transcriptional regulator — translation MKFRQIEAFRNIMLRGTTAAAAAEMHVTQPAVSRLISDLEHSLGFPLFERRKGRLYPTHEAGEFFRSVEESFLGLEKLESVAAQIRSQAPKELKIAATSAIASTLLPMVLTEHQRYFPQEKVVIHTDGMAEIVMKLQTNSVDLAVGLQLPQLSGIEQEFIGNARYVFAAKKGHPLLKKKVITAKDLAGESVITVLDNNPNYWQKLTQVLSEVESQLSRRIYIDTSHTAYSMIAQGLTVGILEPFAARVWASNGVVTRPFEPAVYYPYGLAYPTNTRHHKSLYRFTESVKQAAKSMPEFFMDEENSVGQ, via the coding sequence ATGAAGTTTCGCCAGATTGAAGCGTTCCGCAATATCATGCTCCGCGGTACCACCGCTGCAGCGGCGGCAGAAATGCACGTCACGCAACCTGCGGTCAGCCGTTTAATCAGCGATTTAGAACACTCGCTCGGATTCCCGCTGTTTGAACGCCGCAAAGGCCGCTTGTATCCCACCCATGAGGCCGGTGAGTTTTTCCGTTCGGTGGAAGAGAGTTTTCTCGGTTTAGAAAAACTGGAATCCGTCGCGGCGCAGATCCGCAGCCAGGCGCCGAAAGAACTCAAAATCGCCGCCACTTCCGCGATCGCCAGTACGTTGTTGCCGATGGTACTGACCGAGCATCAACGCTATTTTCCACAAGAAAAAGTGGTGATTCACACCGACGGCATGGCAGAAATTGTGATGAAGTTGCAAACCAACTCGGTAGATCTGGCGGTGGGCCTGCAATTGCCGCAATTGAGTGGTATTGAGCAGGAGTTTATCGGCAATGCGCGCTATGTGTTCGCGGCCAAAAAGGGCCATCCGCTGCTGAAAAAGAAAGTGATTACCGCCAAAGACCTTGCCGGAGAATCGGTGATCACGGTGCTCGACAACAACCCTAACTACTGGCAGAAACTAACGCAGGTGCTGAGCGAAGTTGAATCGCAGCTCAGTCGCCGCATCTACATCGACACCTCCCACACCGCGTATTCAATGATTGCTCAGGGATTAACCGTGGGCATCCTCGAACCCTTTGCGGCGCGAGTGTGGGCCAGCAATGGTGTGGTGACCCGCCCCTTTGAGCCAGCGGTCTATTACCCTTACGGCCTCGCCTATCCGACCAACACCCGCCACCATAAATCGCTCTACCGCTTTACCGAATCAGTCAAACAGGCGGCGAAAAGTATGCCCGAGTTTTTTATGGATGAAGAGAACAGCGTTGGCCAATAG
- a CDS encoding HD-GYP domain-containing protein: MSLLAKQPPRILIVDDEPANLKVMRQVLQDHYRLSFARSGQDALALLEQESVDLVLLDIMMPEMTGFDVCEQLKANAATAAIPVIFVTALRDTIDEEKGFEIGGVDYIVKPIVPAIVRARVKTHLSLVKIETLRETQIDLIQRLGRAAEYKDNETGMHVQRMSHYAKTLAMAAGMDEEQADELRMASTMHDIGKIAIPDQILLKPGKLDHDEFDHMKKHAQIGANILAKPRSALVALAHTIAITHHEKWDGSGYPHGLAGEDIPVEGRIAAIADVFDALTSERPYKKAWPVDEAVEFLQTQAGKHFDPQLIPLFIANLPQILDIKEQFKECLAEAE, translated from the coding sequence ATGTCTTTGCTTGCGAAACAGCCACCGCGAATTCTGATTGTTGATGACGAACCCGCCAACCTCAAAGTCATGCGCCAGGTGTTGCAGGATCATTATCGCCTGTCGTTTGCCCGTTCTGGTCAGGATGCGCTGGCATTGCTGGAGCAGGAGAGTGTCGATCTGGTGCTGCTGGACATCATGATGCCGGAAATGACCGGTTTTGACGTGTGTGAACAGTTGAAGGCCAACGCCGCGACGGCAGCGATTCCGGTCATTTTTGTTACCGCTTTGCGCGATACCATTGATGAAGAAAAAGGGTTTGAAATTGGTGGTGTGGATTACATCGTCAAACCGATCGTGCCTGCCATCGTCAGAGCGCGGGTGAAAACGCATCTCTCGCTGGTGAAAATCGAAACGCTGCGCGAAACGCAAATCGACCTGATTCAGCGCCTTGGCCGCGCGGCGGAATACAAAGATAACGAAACCGGCATGCACGTACAACGCATGAGCCATTACGCCAAAACGCTTGCGATGGCGGCAGGGATGGATGAAGAACAGGCCGACGAACTGCGTATGGCCTCCACCATGCATGACATCGGCAAAATCGCCATTCCGGATCAGATTCTGCTTAAGCCGGGTAAGCTTGATCATGACGAATTTGATCACATGAAAAAGCATGCGCAGATTGGTGCCAACATTCTTGCGAAACCTCGCTCGGCGCTGGTGGCTTTGGCACATACCATCGCGATTACTCATCATGAAAAGTGGGATGGCAGCGGTTACCCGCATGGTCTGGCGGGTGAAGATATTCCGGTTGAAGGGCGCATTGCCGCCATTGCCGATGTCTTTGATGCGCTTACCAGCGAGCGACCGTACAAAAAAGCCTGGCCGGTGGACGAAGCGGTCGAGTTTCTGCAAACACAGGCGGGCAAGCATTTTGACCCGCAACTGATTCCGCTGTTTATCGCCAACCTGCCTCAGATTCTCGATATCAAAGAGCAGTTTAAAGAGTGCTTGGCGGAGGCGGAATAA
- a CDS encoding ABC transporter ATP-binding protein has protein sequence MAEWQDSPILTVNDLSVQFGASTVIENLSFQVFPGRTLAIVGESGSGKSVTSQTIMRLADMSGASYPSGQILYSPSVDGGQELLSLSQAEMRAIRGKEIAMIFQEPMTSLNPVFTIGDQLCEALLLHEQMSKPDAVKESQKLLEMVRLPDAAEMLKRYPHQLSGGMRQRVMIAMALACKPKILIADEPTTALDVTIQAQILAIISDLQKELNMAVIFITHDMGVVAEIADDVVVMWKGKKVEQGEVRDVFVRPRHVYTQALLNAVPRLGSMTGRKHPCRFPVMVIDDGKLKVVGEEKEQDTAKYNDAPLLRVRNLVTRFDTKKNFWGRTTHRVHAVEQVSFDIYPGETLALVGESGSGKSTIGRTIQQLQRATSGDIEFEGRALSARSKAEQSRLRQEIQYIFQDPFASLDPRKTVGYSIAEPIRTHRLLSSDKAIEQRVGELLERVGLSAEHAKRYPHEFSGGQRQRICIARALASKPKLIIADEALSALDVSIQAQIINLFMELQEEFGIAYLFISHDMAVVEKISHRVAVLYLGQIAELGSRQQVLETPTHPYTQKLLSAVPVADPTLQRKHVRLTGDIPSPVRAVGDEPAAVQHVEISPGHFVAEIPKEGMFQPIVDGEYVYEETHTETLA, from the coding sequence ATGGCAGAGTGGCAAGACTCCCCAATTCTTACCGTCAATGATCTTTCCGTTCAGTTCGGTGCGTCGACTGTGATTGAAAACCTGAGCTTTCAGGTCTTTCCGGGGCGTACGCTGGCTATCGTCGGCGAATCCGGTTCAGGCAAGTCGGTCACTTCGCAAACCATCATGCGCCTCGCTGACATGAGCGGCGCATCTTATCCCTCTGGTCAGATTCTCTATTCTCCGTCGGTGGATGGCGGGCAGGAGTTGCTGAGCCTCTCTCAGGCTGAAATGCGCGCTATTCGCGGCAAAGAGATCGCGATGATTTTCCAAGAGCCGATGACCTCGCTCAACCCGGTATTCACTATTGGCGATCAGCTGTGCGAAGCCTTGCTACTGCATGAACAGATGAGCAAACCGGACGCTGTTAAAGAGAGCCAAAAACTGCTGGAAATGGTGCGCTTGCCGGATGCGGCAGAAATGCTTAAACGCTATCCGCATCAGCTGTCTGGCGGTATGCGACAACGGGTAATGATCGCTATGGCGCTGGCTTGCAAGCCGAAAATATTGATTGCCGATGAGCCGACCACGGCGCTTGATGTGACCATTCAGGCGCAGATCCTCGCCATCATTTCGGACCTTCAGAAAGAGCTCAATATGGCGGTGATCTTCATTACCCACGATATGGGGGTGGTGGCGGAAATTGCTGATGATGTTGTGGTGATGTGGAAAGGCAAAAAAGTCGAGCAGGGCGAAGTTCGCGATGTGTTTGTCCGGCCGCGACATGTTTACACTCAGGCCCTGCTCAACGCTGTGCCACGGCTTGGCAGCATGACGGGCCGCAAGCACCCGTGTCGCTTCCCGGTCATGGTGATTGATGACGGCAAGCTCAAAGTGGTGGGTGAAGAGAAAGAGCAGGACACCGCCAAATACAATGATGCTCCGCTGCTGCGGGTACGTAATCTGGTGACCCGCTTTGATACCAAAAAGAACTTCTGGGGGCGCACAACGCATCGCGTGCATGCGGTTGAACAGGTCAGTTTTGATATTTATCCGGGCGAAACACTGGCATTGGTCGGTGAGTCGGGCTCTGGTAAATCCACGATCGGCCGAACCATTCAACAACTTCAGCGCGCCACCAGTGGCGACATTGAGTTTGAGGGCCGGGCGCTGAGTGCCCGTTCTAAAGCAGAACAAAGTCGCCTGCGTCAGGAAATTCAATACATATTTCAGGACCCGTTTGCCTCGCTCGACCCGCGCAAAACCGTCGGTTACTCGATTGCAGAACCGATTCGCACTCACCGTTTGCTCAGTTCAGACAAAGCGATTGAGCAGCGTGTCGGTGAACTTCTGGAGCGCGTTGGCCTTAGCGCTGAACATGCCAAGCGTTACCCGCATGAGTTCTCGGGTGGTCAGCGTCAGCGCATCTGTATTGCCCGCGCGCTGGCGTCAAAACCGAAATTGATCATTGCCGATGAAGCGTTGTCTGCGCTCGATGTGTCGATTCAGGCGCAGATCATCAATCTGTTTATGGAATTGCAGGAAGAGTTCGGCATCGCGTACCTGTTCATCAGTCACGACATGGCTGTGGTGGAAAAAATCAGCCACCGTGTCGCGGTGTTATACCTCGGCCAGATAGCGGAGCTTGGCAGCCGTCAGCAGGTGCTGGAAACGCCGACTCACCCATATACCCAGAAATTACTCAGCGCGGTGCCGGTTGCGGACCCGACGCTGCAACGCAAACACGTGCGACTAACCGGTGATATCCCCAGTCCGGTACGAGCGGTGGGTGATGAGCCTGCTGCCGTGCAGCATGTGGAAATCAGCCCCGGACATTTTGTGGCGGAAATCCCAAAGGAAGGGATGTTCCAACCTATCGTAGATGGAGAATACGTTTATGAAGAAACACACACCGAAACACTGGCTTAA